From Medicago truncatula cultivar Jemalong A17 chromosome 7, MtrunA17r5.0-ANR, whole genome shotgun sequence, a single genomic window includes:
- the LOC112416265 gene encoding protein MAIN-LIKE 1, translated as MSDSETESDDVRSFVNFAVRKRKGKMPMVDTRNIQRKENNEGKRLFSSPEEIAKQFKSKAHVDQVGPQCRLEDGTVSRVGRDQQLVHQAEEEQLIQQSKEQLVHTTEEQEEEVARYYDGGPYDLTLLTRYHDHIAHKLWFGQERGVKKELRVVSHGKKLESRVPPQLPPLIQGWLDGSGLSALQRTSLKMVDANLLSAFVERWHPETSSFHMPFGEMTITLYDVACLLHLPIRGDFYDQPLGITKERATSLAHLLLGVTCDEARAETRRTRRGCYRQEWLYDLFVRHCKTDMFEYASRAYMLLLVGCTIFSNKSITLVDAKYLSLFEDLSNCGRYCWGAASLVVTLYEHLGNGSMMSCKQLGGYATLLQCWIYEYFPTLGNRVENRVACDEPGMGVARAMRWKYPRGNLKVDQIRRMIDDLTPNDVIWCPFDSHRQVIPFDDICLSSGYIRWCSNVVPYLPERCLRQFGYIQYIPRPPPNFNTFNVDVEWNDCHSSANQIIGDAHLTSYPFEVTDTYMEWYYKVSHPHLIRPTEVQHVLVDVPIHRVLSDERPSNSTLAVIVRELEGCARDWGAVPEDPVFKRFFRALDYARDGL; from the exons ATGTCTGATTCTGAAACAGAGTCTGATGACGTtagaagttttgttaattttgcaGTAAGAAAGAGAAAGGGGAAAATGCCGATGGTTGATACAAGAAACAttcaaagaaaggaaaataatgAGGGGAAGAGATTATTTTCATCGCCTgaagaaattgcaaaacaatTCAAGTCAAAAGCACATGTAGATCAAG TGGGGCCACAATGTAGATTAGAAGATGGTACGGTTTCTCGTGTAGGACGTGATCAACAACTCGTACATCAAGCAGAGGAGGAACAACTTATACAGCAGTCGAAGGAGCAACTCGTACATACCACAGAGGAGCAGGAGGAGGAGGTTGCACGATATTATGATGGAGGACCTTATGATTTGACTCTTCTCACGCGGTATCATGACCATATTGCCCATAAGTTATGGTTTGGTCag GAGCGCGGTGTCAAAAAGGAGTTAAGAGTAGTATCCCATGGGAAAAAGTTGGAGAGTCGGGTTCCTCCACAGCTCCCCCCTCTGATACAAGGTTGGTTGGACGGGTCTGGACTTAGTGCACTTCAAAGGACCAGTTTAAAGATGGTTGATGCCAATCTGTTATCTGCATTTGTGGAGAGGTGGCATCCAGAGACGTCGTCATTTCACATGCCATTTGGTGAAATGACGATTACACTATATGATGTGGCGTGCCTACTTCACCTTCCTATTAGAGGTGATTTCTACGATCAGCCTCTAGGTATAACTAAAGAAAGAGCAACCTCACTTGCTCATCTGTTATTAGGGGTTACTTGTGATGAGGCTAGGGCAGAGACAAGGAGGACTAGGCGTGGTTGTTACCGTCAAGAGTGGTTGTATGATTTGTTTGTTAGGCATTGTAAGACTGACATGTTTGAATATGCTTCTAGGGCGTACATGTTGTTGCTGGTTGGCTGTACTATTTTTTCAAACAAGAGTATCACTCTTGTAGACGCAAAATATCTATCATTGTTTGAGGATTTGTCAAATTGTGGTAGATATTGTTGGGGCGCAGCTTCTTTAGTAGTTACATTATACGAGCATTTGGGAAATGGCTCAATGATGTCATGTAAGCAACTGGGAGGATATGCGACACTTTTAcag TGTTGGATTTATGAATATTTTCCCACTCTTGGTAATCGAGTAGAGAACCGGGTTGCATGTGATGAGCCAGGAATGGGTGTTGCTCGAGCTATGCGGTGGAAGTATCCACGCGGCAATCTCAAGGTTGATCAAATACGAAGGATGATAGACGACCTGACACCTAATGATGTCATATGGTGTCCATTTGATAGTCATCGCCAAGTAATTCCTTTTGATGATATATGTCTATCCAGTGGTTATATTCGTTGGTGCAGCAATGTAGTTCCTTACTTGCCCGAGAGGTGCCTTCGACAGTTTGGATACATACAATATATACCACGACCACCTCCAAATTTTAATACGTTTAATGTAGATGTTGAGTGGAATGATTGCCATTCCAGTGCAAATCAGATCATTGGAGATGCACATCTGACTTCATATCCATTTGAGGTCACGGATACATACATGGAGTGGTACTACAAAGTATCACATCCTCATTTAATACGGCCTACTGAGGTTCAACATGTTCTAGTTGATGTTCCAATACATAGAGTCCTTAGTGATGAAAGACCTTCTAATTCGACATTGGCCGTGATTGTTAGAGAGTTAGAGGGTTGCGCAAGAGATTGGGGGGCTGTGCCAGAGGATCCTGTGTTTAAGCGTTTCTTCCGAGCATTAGACTATGCTCGTGACGGactttaa